CGTCTTTAATAAAGGCTAAAGCTCCAATAGGTGCTGTACATCCGCCTTCTAATTTATTTAAAAAATCGCGCTCTATGGTTGTGCAAATTTCAGTTTCTTCGTGATTTAATTCTGCACAAATAGCTCTTATGTTTTCGTCTTCTTCTAAAGCAGTAATCATAATTGCTCCTTGTGCTGGTGCAGGAACCATCCAATCTAAATTAATAGCATCTTCTGGTCTAATACCAATACGTCCAATACCGGCAGCTGCAAAAATAGCACCGTTCCAATCGCTGTTTTCGAGTTTTTCTAAGCGAGAATTTACATTACCACGTAAATCGGTAATAGTATGCGTTGGGAAACGATTTAACCATTGTGCACGTCTACGTAAACTCCCCGTTGCAATAACGGCGTCTTTAGATCCTAAAAATTCTTCATTGTCTTTAAAAACCAAAGTATCTTTTACATTACCACGTTTTAAAACGGCAGCTTGTACAATACCTTTAGGTAAAAGGGTAGGCACATCTTTTAAGGAGTGTACAGCAATATCGATATCGTTATTTAGCATAGCGATATCTAATGTTCTTGTAAAAATCCCGGTAATACCTAACTCGTAAAGAGGTTTGTCTAAAACTAAATCACCTGTAGATTTTACAGGAACTAATTGTGTTTTATGACCTAAATGTTCGAGTTGACTTTGCACTATTTTGGCTTGCCATAACGCTAATTCGCTATCGCGAGTACCAATTTTTATAATTTTAGACATTTTTTGTAGAAGGTTCTAATTGGAACACTTTTTTAATAAGTTCAAGACTTTCGTCTGTAGAAACGTCATCATCTTTTAAATGATGCGCAAAATGATTTGTAATTTTCTGAATGATATTGTTGCTGATTATTTCGGCTTGCGATTCGTTAAAATCGGATATTTTTTTACGTTGCGTATCTAATTCTGCCGTTGCAAAATCGTTCAGTTTATGTTTAAGAGCTTTAATAGTTGGCGCAAACTTTCTGGTTTCTAACCAACCGTTAAATTCTTCTTTTACTTCTTCTATAATCGCTTCCGCGGAAGGAATATGTTGCTTTCTAGCTTCTAGAGTTCTATCAGTAATTTGAGATAAATGATCTAAATGTACCAGTTTAACACCTTCTAGTTCTAATACGTTTTCGTCTACATTTTTAGGAATTGATAAATCTAAAATTAAAAGCGGTTTGTTGCTTTGTATAATATGTTTATCAATAGTAGGGCGTTGCGCTCCGGTAGCTACAATTAAAATATCCGAGTCGGTTATTTCTTCTTGTAAGTTAGAATAATCTTTAACTAATAAATTGAATTTTCCGGCTATTTGTTCAGCCTTCGTTTTCGTTCTATTTATTAAAGTGATATGTTCGTTTTTAGTATGTTTAACTAAGTTTTCGCAAGTGTTTCTACCAATTTTCCCTGTTCCGAAGAGTAGAATGTTTTTATTGGTAATATCTTCAACTTCATTAAAAATGTATTGTACCGAAGCAAAAGAAACCGAAGTGGCTCCAGATGAAATTTCAGTTTCATTTTTAATACGTTTGCTCGCTTGTATTACAGCATTTATTAATCTTTCAGAAAAAGGATTAAGTAATCCGTGTTTTCTTGAAAGTTTAGCGCTAATTTTTAATTGACTTATAATTTCGAAATCACCAAGAATTTGGCTGTCTAAACCAGAACCTACACGAAACATGTGCGATATAGCTTCCTTGTTTTTGTATATGTAAGCAACCTCTTGAAATTCTTCAACAGTACCACGTGTATTATCGCAAAGCAATTTAATAAGTTGAAAGGGATGTTGTGCAAAACCGTAAATTTCAGTTCTGTTACAAGTGGAAGTTACCACCAGACTTTCAATGTTATTTTCTTTGGCTTGATTTAAAAGTGCAAGTTTACCTTCTTCGCTTAGACTAAAATGTCCACGAATATCTGCATCGGCTTTTTTGTAACTTAAACCAATAGCATAAAAGTAATTACTTTTCGAAACGTTATACTTGTGCATGCGCTAATTAAAAATGTGTGGCAAAAATATACGGATGCCGACTTAAAAAGTAACGCTCAAAGAACTTTTAGTGTCGTTTGTGGTTTTTTAACGTTGTTTTTGCTCGAAATGTGATAAATATCATATTTTTGTAGCGATAGAGGATGATTTGGAGTGATTAATTTAGAACCAATCTAAATAAGATGAATAAAAATAACGCTGAAGACACCAGTAAAAGTAACGCTCAAAGGTCGTTTTTGGAGACAGAAGTTGGCGAGGGGTTTGTGGTTTTAATGTATAAAAATGATGAGAGCGAAACGCAAAACATTGTAAAAGATATACATAGCGACTTTATACAATTTCACTTTTGTGTAAAAGGTTCTAGCCAGTTTGTTTTTAACGAAGGGCGCTACACTTTAAATATTCTAGAAGAGAACTCTTTGCTGTTATATAACCCACAGCGCGATTTACCAATTAATCTTAAAATTGAACCAAACTCTTGGATGGTTTCTATATTGATTTCAATTAAGAAATTCCATGGTTTGTTTTCTCAAGAGGCTGGTTATATCACTTTTTTAAGTGATGATAATAAGGATAAAAAGTATTATAAAGATGGTGTTATTACGCCTTCTATGGCTATTGTTTTAAATCAGTTGATAAATTATAATCTCAACCTTTCAATAAAAAACTTATATTTCAAAGGTAAAGCGTATGAACTTTTAAGTTTGTATTTCAATAGGAATGAAGATGCCGATGTTGAGCAATGTCCGTTTTTGGTAGATGAAACTAATGTTATAAAAATTAGAAAAGCAAAAGATATTGTGATTTCTAGAATTGCAGAGCCGCCAAGTTTACAAGAACTTGCTGATGAAATAGGATTAAATATTAAAAAATTAAAAGAAGGCTTTAAGCAAATTTATGGCGATTCAGTTTTTAGCTTTTTATTCGACTATAAGATGGAAGTTGCTAGAAAGTTGTTAGAAGCCGGTAACGATAATGTAAATGAAGTTGGTTTAAAAGTAGGTTATAGCACATCGAGTCATTTTATAGCGGCTTTTAAAAAGAAATATGGCACCACACCAAAAAAATATGTGATGTCTTTAACAACGTAAATAATGGAAGTAATTATTTAAAAAGGGTTTCTTCTGAAAAAAAATATAAAAATGAAATATTTAACACCAGAAATTGCAGCTTTAGCGAAATTTGCAAACACGAAAACTTTAGCAAGGTCAAGTACATCTTGCGGAATTTTTCAAGATTGTGATTATACCGAAGCGCGACCTAAACTATACCACGAACAACTAAATAAAACCAAATAAAAGACAAACTAATGAGAATATT
The window above is part of the Algibacter sp. L3A6 genome. Proteins encoded here:
- the hemA gene encoding glutamyl-tRNA reductase — protein: MHKYNVSKSNYFYAIGLSYKKADADIRGHFSLSEEGKLALLNQAKENNIESLVVTSTCNRTEIYGFAQHPFQLIKLLCDNTRGTVEEFQEVAYIYKNKEAISHMFRVGSGLDSQILGDFEIISQLKISAKLSRKHGLLNPFSERLINAVIQASKRIKNETEISSGATSVSFASVQYIFNEVEDITNKNILLFGTGKIGRNTCENLVKHTKNEHITLINRTKTKAEQIAGKFNLLVKDYSNLQEEITDSDILIVATGAQRPTIDKHIIQSNKPLLILDLSIPKNVDENVLELEGVKLVHLDHLSQITDRTLEARKQHIPSAEAIIEEVKEEFNGWLETRKFAPTIKALKHKLNDFATAELDTQRKKISDFNESQAEIISNNIIQKITNHFAHHLKDDDVSTDESLELIKKVFQLEPSTKNV
- a CDS encoding helix-turn-helix transcriptional regulator encodes the protein MNKNNAEDTSKSNAQRSFLETEVGEGFVVLMYKNDESETQNIVKDIHSDFIQFHFCVKGSSQFVFNEGRYTLNILEENSLLLYNPQRDLPINLKIEPNSWMVSILISIKKFHGLFSQEAGYITFLSDDNKDKKYYKDGVITPSMAIVLNQLINYNLNLSIKNLYFKGKAYELLSLYFNRNEDADVEQCPFLVDETNVIKIRKAKDIVISRIAEPPSLQELADEIGLNIKKLKEGFKQIYGDSVFSFLFDYKMEVARKLLEAGNDNVNEVGLKVGYSTSSHFIAAFKKKYGTTPKKYVMSLTT